A region of Mustela lutreola isolate mMusLut2 chromosome 17, mMusLut2.pri, whole genome shotgun sequence DNA encodes the following proteins:
- the RSL1D1 gene encoding ribosomal L1 domain-containing protein 1, with translation MEGSAAPAPSSSTAASDSAPATPASVEQLDKGQIRKAVEALLTHSKSRKNANGLLLNENENFFLMVILWKIPSKELRVRLSLPHSIRSDLTDICLLTKDEPNLTPEKTERFYKKLLNKHGIKTISQIIPLRTLKKEYKAYEAKLRLLGSFDFFLTDARIRRLLPSHLGRHFYHRKKVPVPVNLLSKNLSREINECIGGTVLNISKSGSCSTIRVGHTGMEVEHVVENIITVAKRLSQKLPEKWESVKLLYVKTERSASLPIFSSFVSCQDEAKGISTPSQKKKEAKKKQKQKEYREKQKEKKKNKRLMKQAGKTPSGPEKEDVDTKTSGAAAPAPAPAPAPAPAPQKEGSGAREKKQGCRGKAQSKVQEESEDEIPVLVPIGGTPAKGNAEVQKQAAGKKPPKKSPAPSTPRGKKRKALPGLETPKAVEPKTPGSGPEKKPRIKEDAEKEKNSSRGKKDPRQMTKMPGAKFFTTASKSAKKAPRTPKQWPKKPKVPQST, from the exons ATGGAGGGTTCCGCTGCCCCCGCACCCTCATCCTCAACCGCAGCCTCGGACTCCGCTCCCGCGACCCCGGCCTCCGTGGAGCAGCTGGACAAAGGACAG ATTAGAAAGGCAGTAGAAGCTCTGTTGACACATTCCAAGTCCAGGAAAAACGCGAATGGATTGCTTttgaatgagaatgaaaatttctttttaatggtgATATTGTGGAAGATTCCAAGTAAAGAACTGAGGGTCAGATT GTCCTTGCCTCACAGTATTCGATCAGATTTAACAGATATTTGTTTACTTACCAAGGATGAACCCAACTTAACTCCTGAAAAGACGGAACGGTTTTACAAGAAGCTTTTAAACAAGCATGGGATTAAAACCATTTCTCAG attatccCCCTCCGAACTTTAAAAAAGGAGTATAAAGCCTATGAAGCCAAGCTCCGCCTCCTGGGCAgctttgacttcttccttacgGACGCGAGAATCCGGCGTCTCTTGCCGTCGCACCTAGGGAGACATTTCTACCACAGAAAGAA AGTTCCGGTACCTGTAAACCTTCTGTCCAAGAATTTATCCAGGGAGATCAATGAGTGCATCGGTGGAACGGTCTTAAACATCTCTAAAAGTGGTTCCTGCAG TACTATCCGCGTTGGCCACACTGGAATGGAGGTTGAGCACGTTGTCGAGAACATCATCACtgtggcaaagaggctttcgcaaaAGTTGCCAGAG AAGTGGGAGAGCGTGAAGCTCTTGTACGTGAAAACTGAGAGGTCCGCTTCCTTGCCTATCTTTTCCTCGTTTGTCAGCTGTCAAGATGAAGCCAAGGGCATAAGCACCCCCAGTCAGAAGAAGAAG gaggcaaagaaaaaacaaaaacaaaaagagtatcgtgaaaaacagaaagagaagaagaaaaacaaaaggcttatGAAGCAGGCTGGAAAGACCCCGTCGGGCCCGGAGAAGGAGGACGTGGACACCAAAACTAGTGGAGCTgcagccccggccccggccccggccccggcccctgcccccgccccccagaagGAGGGGTCCGGAGCCCGTGAGAAGAAACAGGGCTGTCGAGGGAAAGCTCAGTCAAAGGTTCAGGAGGAATCTGAAGACGAGATCCCTGTGCTGGTCCCAATAGGGGGGACGCCAGCCAAAGGAAACGCGGAG GTGCAAAAACAAGCTGCAGGAAAGAAGCCTCCAAAAAAGAGTCCTGCTCCCAGCACACCCcgtgggaagaagagaaaggctTTACCGGGTTTGGAGACCCCAAAGGCTGTGGAGCCCAAGACCCCGGGCAGTGGCCCGGAGAAGAAGCCAAGAATCAAAGAAGacgcagagaaagaaaaaaactcttcGCGGGGGAAAAAAGACCCAAGACAGATGACCAAAATGCCAGGGGCTAAGTTCTTCACCACTGCTAGTAAATCTGCGAAAAAAGCTCCCCGCACTCCCAAACAGTGGCCCAAAAAGCCCAAAGTACCCCAGTCGACCTAA